From a single Helicovermis profundi genomic region:
- a CDS encoding cysteine protease StiP family protein: protein MKRKGDKELSNNLGSYMEDDVIFLLKDISEKVVEKSNIERERAIQSGTHYSEMLPIEYSPSEKYLEIFHSSLKQFSTKLAIAVALTAEKILKIKGENTVIVSLARAGTPAGVLIKRYVKYKYSLNLNHYSISIIRGKGIDENAVKYILKKHPNSCIQFVDGWTGKGAITKELTEAVCEFKTKYGEYANLHSDLAVLADPGHTVKIYGTREDFLIPNACLNSTISGLLSRTVHRMDIINKNDFHGVKYYKELEKEDLSNYYIDIIEKEFSNFDIERNVIEKFDFDKEVVDWEGMKDIKNIERDFDIESIHFIKPGIGETTRVLLRRIPWKILVAKNAKNIDHVLQLAKEKGIPVEEYPLNAYYCCGIVKSLKGE from the coding sequence ATGAAAAGAAAGGGTGATAAAGAATTGTCTAATAACTTAGGAAGTTACATGGAAGATGATGTTATATTTTTACTTAAAGATATATCAGAAAAAGTAGTTGAAAAGAGCAATATAGAAAGAGAAAGAGCGATACAATCAGGAACTCATTATTCGGAGATGCTTCCGATTGAATACAGTCCAAGTGAAAAATACTTAGAAATTTTTCATTCATCATTAAAGCAGTTTTCTACAAAACTTGCAATAGCAGTGGCTTTAACTGCAGAAAAAATTCTAAAAATAAAAGGGGAAAATACTGTTATTGTTTCCCTAGCAAGAGCTGGAACTCCGGCTGGCGTATTAATTAAAAGATATGTGAAATATAAATATTCATTGAACTTAAATCATTATAGTATCTCGATTATTAGGGGTAAAGGAATTGATGAAAATGCAGTGAAATATATTTTAAAAAAACATCCTAATAGTTGTATTCAGTTTGTAGATGGATGGACAGGTAAGGGTGCAATTACAAAGGAATTGACTGAGGCTGTTTGTGAATTCAAGACTAAATACGGAGAGTATGCTAATCTACATTCTGATTTAGCAGTACTTGCTGATCCAGGTCATACTGTTAAAATATATGGAACTCGAGAAGATTTTTTAATACCTAATGCTTGTTTAAATTCTACTATTTCTGGTCTTCTAAGTAGAACAGTTCATAGAATGGATATAATAAATAAAAATGATTTTCATGGAGTAAAATATTATAAAGAGTTAGAAAAAGAAGATCTTTCAAATTACTATATAGATATAATAGAAAAAGAATTTAGTAACTTCGATATTGAAAGAAATGTTATTGAAAAATTTGATTTTGATAAAGAAGTAGTTGACTGGGAAGGCATGAAGGATATAAAAAATATTGAAAGAGATTTTGATATTGAAAGTATTCATTTTATTAAACCAGGAATAGGAGAAACGACACGAGTATTACTTCGAAGAATTCCCTGGAAAATACTAGTAGCGAAAAACGCAAAAAATATCGATCATGTTCTTCAACTTGCAAAAGAAAAGGGAATACCTGTTGAGGAATATCCCTTAAATGCATATTATTGTTGCGGTATTGTAAAATCATTAAAGGGAGAATAG
- a CDS encoding HAD family hydrolase, protein MNIFASDLDQTLIYSHRWIKDTKKEFIAIEKKEDKVISYILSDTLKEIKSIITNNYFIPITTRTLSQYRRINLDDLFTPYAVVANGGIILINDEIDLEWEKVVKNNLAKCTSYETMLKKASFLENEKGFIKFGSADNLFFYMIAEEDIFNKNVLNLIKGDFKKNNWRIFDQGRKVYFIPNAITKGRALKYLKEKLNSTFVVSSGDSLLDISLSEHSDLFMIPNHSALDYKNKMNSVGIDNGFDLAKNAKIFLEEKHKKSNR, encoded by the coding sequence ATGAATATATTTGCTAGTGACTTAGATCAAACACTAATTTATTCACACAGGTGGATAAAAGATACTAAGAAAGAATTTATTGCTATTGAAAAAAAAGAAGATAAAGTTATTTCCTATATTTTAAGTGATACTCTAAAGGAAATAAAATCAATTATTACAAATAATTATTTTATTCCTATTACTACTAGAACATTAAGTCAATATAGACGCATAAATTTAGATGACTTGTTTACTCCGTATGCTGTAGTAGCAAATGGTGGGATTATACTTATTAATGACGAAATTGATTTAGAATGGGAAAAAGTTGTAAAAAACAATTTAGCTAAGTGTACGAGTTATGAAACTATGCTTAAAAAAGCAAGCTTTTTAGAAAATGAGAAAGGTTTTATTAAATTTGGATCAGCTGATAATTTGTTTTTTTATATGATAGCTGAAGAAGATATTTTTAATAAGAATGTATTAAATTTGATTAAAGGTGACTTTAAAAAAAATAATTGGAGAATTTTTGATCAAGGAAGGAAAGTGTATTTTATACCAAATGCTATTACAAAAGGAAGGGCGCTAAAATACTTAAAAGAAAAATTAAATTCAACATTTGTAGTAAGTTCTGGAGATTCACTTCTCGATATTAGTTTAAGTGAGCATTCAGATTTATTTATGATTCCAAACCATTCAGCTTTAGATTATAAAAATAAAATGAATTCAGTAGGAATTGATAATGGTTTTGATTTAGCAAAAAATGCTAAGATATTTTTAGAAGAAAAACATAAAAAAAGCAATAGATGA
- a CDS encoding AmiS/UreI family transporter, with amino-acid sequence MGLNVFNFEAIGVMGLVVTVLVFGLEQLGIGVKEENHLNVSKGVSYVAFWFGGVTQVITAIYMTLFGFAGPASTFVATIFALYGFFWLVAANHFRYGGDKNMLGNFCGVVGIITIFLTIIAFKLGLIWPLGVVLFLIILLMFSLVIALTGINPKFIKAAGVFNILIGIGGLFLFWAAVTKGLVL; translated from the coding sequence ATGGGATTAAATGTATTTAACTTTGAAGCAATCGGAGTTATGGGACTTGTTGTAACTGTTTTAGTATTCGGCTTAGAACAACTTGGAATTGGTGTTAAAGAAGAAAATCATCTTAATGTTTCTAAAGGAGTTTCTTATGTAGCATTTTGGTTTGGTGGCGTAACACAAGTTATCACTGCAATTTATATGACGCTTTTTGGTTTTGCTGGACCGGCTTCAACTTTTGTTGCAACAATTTTTGCACTTTACGGATTTTTCTGGTTAGTAGCTGCCAATCACTTTAGATACGGTGGAGACAAAAATATGCTTGGTAATTTCTGTGGAGTTGTTGGTATTATAACAATATTTTTAACAATTATTGCTTTTAAATTAGGATTAATCTGGCCACTTGGTGTTGTATTATTCTTAATCATTTTATTAATGTTTTCTCTTGTAATTGCATTAACTGGAATTAATCCTAAATTTATTAAAGCTGCTGGTGTATTTAATATCTTAATTGGTATTGGTGGACTATTCTTATTTTGGGCTGCTGTGACAAAAGGCCTAGTGCTTTAA
- a CDS encoding asparaginase produces the protein MKNILIIATGGTIASTDEGQGLAPHLNVDDLLSFIPSIKDKFNIASESIMNVDSTNMSPEDWQKIAIKVKEEYSNYDGFVITHGTDTMAYTSSALSFMISNLNKPVILTGSQYSITENCTDAQQNLSDAIIFAGQDIKGVFIVFDGKLIVGTRAMKIKTKSYDAFESVNFPYVAEIKHSRITYNKYIETKFLKNENENELSINTKISNKIQVIKLFPGMNVDIFDYLAKNYKGIIIESFGIGGIPFGVYNISEKIKELALQNVAVAVTTQCLEEGVEFGLYEVGKKIPKDNVIYANDMNTEALVAKMICALGNFTNISDIKNYIEKPIFFDIYSSEH, from the coding sequence ATGAAAAATATATTAATAATTGCTACTGGTGGAACGATAGCATCAACAGATGAGGGGCAAGGTCTTGCCCCTCATCTTAATGTTGATGACCTTCTATCGTTTATTCCAAGTATAAAAGACAAATTTAATATCGCAAGCGAATCAATAATGAATGTTGATAGCACAAATATGAGTCCTGAAGATTGGCAAAAAATCGCAATTAAAGTTAAAGAAGAATATTCTAATTACGATGGATTTGTTATAACACATGGTACAGATACAATGGCATATACATCTTCCGCACTTTCATTCATGATATCTAATTTGAACAAACCTGTAATACTAACTGGTTCACAGTATTCTATAACTGAAAATTGTACAGATGCTCAACAAAATTTAAGCGATGCTATTATTTTCGCTGGCCAAGATATTAAAGGTGTTTTCATCGTCTTTGATGGCAAATTAATTGTTGGAACTCGTGCAATGAAAATCAAAACTAAAAGTTATGATGCTTTTGAAAGTGTAAATTTTCCCTACGTTGCAGAAATAAAACATAGCAGAATAACTTACAATAAATATATTGAAACTAAATTTTTAAAAAATGAAAATGAAAATGAACTAAGTATCAACACTAAAATATCAAATAAGATTCAAGTTATAAAGCTTTTTCCTGGAATGAATGTTGATATATTTGATTATTTGGCAAAAAATTATAAAGGAATTATAATTGAGAGTTTTGGAATAGGCGGAATACCCTTTGGAGTTTACAATATTTCTGAAAAAATTAAAGAATTAGCACTACAAAACGTCGCGGTAGCTGTAACTACACAGTGCCTAGAAGAAGGTGTTGAATTTGGCCTTTATGAAGTGGGAAAAAAAATTCCCAAAGACAATGTTATATATGCAAATGATATGAACACTGAAGCCCTCGTTGCTAAGATGATTTGTGCTCTTGGAAATTTCACAAATATATCTGATATAAAAAATTATATTGAAAAACCAATATTTTTTGATATATATTCTAGCGAACATTAA
- a CDS encoding alanine/glycine:cation symporter family protein, with product MNIQGVVDFLNSIIWSNWLVILCLGSGIFFSILLKFPQIRLIKDMVGQLIGGKSSETGVSSFQGFAMALGGRVGTGNIAGVATAIGLGGPGAVFWMWIIAFLGAGSAYIEAALAQVWKEDDNGQYRGGPSYYIEKGLGMKWYAVFFAISAIVACGLFLPGVQANSIASAVENAFGLSPYVTGGIIVFFLAFVVFGGVKRIGKAAEVIVPFMAIAYIIVALIILVINANQIIPVLKLIVTSAFDLKAGFGALLGTTIQMGVKRGIYSNEAGQGTGPMAAAAAEVSHPAKQGLVQAFSVYVDTLFVCSATAFMIIITKNYNVVNPLGGFSVENIPGVEYGPAYTQLAVDTLIPGFGAGFIAIALFFFAFTTLMAYYYYAETNVAYLFKNSKNAKLLINLTRVALLGMVYFGAVRTAKLAWAFGDLGVGLMAWLNIVAIILLTKVGVITLKDYEEQKAKGLDPVFNPAKLGIKNADLWTSIGKKYSKNEEKAS from the coding sequence ATGAATATTCAAGGAGTAGTAGATTTTTTAAATAGTATTATTTGGAGCAACTGGCTAGTAATATTATGTTTAGGTAGTGGTATTTTCTTTAGTATCTTACTAAAATTTCCGCAAATACGTCTTATTAAAGACATGGTAGGACAACTTATCGGTGGAAAAAGTTCTGAAACTGGCGTATCATCTTTCCAAGGATTTGCAATGGCGCTCGGCGGTAGAGTAGGTACTGGTAACATTGCAGGTGTTGCCACTGCAATCGGTCTAGGAGGACCTGGAGCCGTATTTTGGATGTGGATAATTGCATTTTTAGGCGCTGGTTCTGCTTATATTGAAGCAGCACTTGCTCAAGTATGGAAAGAAGACGATAATGGACAGTACAGAGGTGGACCTTCATATTATATTGAAAAAGGTCTTGGAATGAAATGGTATGCTGTTTTCTTTGCTATATCAGCTATAGTTGCATGTGGTCTTTTTTTACCGGGTGTTCAAGCTAATAGTATTGCTAGTGCAGTAGAAAATGCATTCGGCCTTAGCCCATATGTAACTGGCGGAATAATTGTATTCTTTTTAGCGTTCGTTGTATTTGGTGGAGTAAAAAGAATCGGAAAAGCTGCTGAAGTTATTGTTCCATTTATGGCAATCGCATATATTATCGTAGCACTTATTATTCTTGTTATTAATGCCAATCAAATTATTCCTGTTTTAAAATTAATAGTTACATCAGCATTTGATTTAAAAGCTGGTTTTGGAGCACTTCTTGGAACAACTATACAAATGGGTGTTAAAAGAGGAATCTATTCAAATGAAGCTGGGCAAGGAACTGGACCAATGGCTGCAGCTGCTGCTGAAGTTTCACATCCTGCTAAACAAGGTTTAGTTCAAGCATTCTCTGTTTATGTTGACACATTATTTGTTTGTTCTGCAACTGCTTTTATGATAATAATAACTAAGAACTATAACGTTGTTAACCCTCTAGGTGGATTTTCTGTTGAAAATATTCCTGGTGTTGAATACGGACCAGCATATACACAACTTGCAGTAGACACACTTATTCCAGGATTTGGAGCAGGATTTATTGCAATCGCATTATTTTTCTTTGCTTTCACTACTCTAATGGCTTATTACTATTATGCTGAAACAAATGTTGCTTATCTTTTTAAAAATTCAAAAAATGCAAAACTATTAATTAATTTAACTAGAGTTGCTCTTCTTGGTATGGTATATTTTGGAGCAGTAAGAACTGCTAAACTTGCATGGGCATTTGGAGATTTAGGTGTTGGACTAATGGCTTGGTTAAATATTGTTGCAATTATTCTTTTAACAAAAGTTGGCGTTATTACACTTAAAGACTACGAAGAACAAAAAGCTAAGGGACTTGATCCTGTATTTAATCCTGCTAAATTAGGAATCAAAAATGCCGATCTTTGGACAAGCATTGGAAAAAAATATAGTAAAAATGAAGAAAAAGCATCATAA
- a CDS encoding sigma-54-dependent transcriptional regulator, with product MKKSLLNILIIDDEKEYLDVLNLILSKENYYIELESNPKKALVKSLDAKFDLIITDLVMPNISGLEILEKVKDANPHTEVIISTGYGSINNAVEAIKKGAFSYFIKSHDPEELIFEIKKLVKIKKLENKNRFLLSKSNNRIFNLSSKNYEFNKVLNTVKKAAKSNANILLLGESGVGKEVFASYIHSLSQRKEEVFIPVNCHALSETLLESELFGHEKGSFSGAIETRIGRFESAHKGTLFLDEIGDTSLNLQAKLLRTLEDKKIEKIGSNISKKIDFRLICATNKDLLEMIKNSSFREDFYFRISTIVIEIPPLRRRKEDISDFINYFIKEISNDTKKEIVKIENEVIAFLQDYNFPGNIRELKNIIERLVVLSENGIIRYSDLPDLNPSLPSTSNFKANLTLKEFRVYEEKKYIEYILNINNFNMTKTAEKLNISRRQLFNKINEYKIKK from the coding sequence GTGAAGAAAAGTTTATTAAATATTTTAATAATTGATGATGAAAAAGAATATTTAGATGTACTAAATTTGATACTTTCGAAAGAAAATTATTACATTGAGCTCGAATCTAATCCAAAGAAAGCTTTAGTAAAATCCTTAGATGCAAAATTTGACTTAATAATTACAGATTTAGTTATGCCAAATATAAGCGGACTAGAAATACTTGAAAAAGTAAAAGATGCTAATCCACATACTGAAGTAATTATATCAACTGGTTATGGCTCTATCAATAATGCCGTAGAGGCAATAAAAAAAGGAGCATTTTCTTATTTCATTAAAAGTCATGATCCAGAGGAGCTTATATTTGAAATAAAAAAGCTTGTAAAAATAAAAAAGTTAGAAAATAAAAATAGATTTCTATTATCTAAATCAAATAATAGAATATTTAATTTAAGCTCGAAAAATTATGAATTTAATAAAGTATTAAATACCGTAAAAAAAGCTGCAAAAAGTAATGCTAATATTTTACTTCTGGGTGAATCAGGAGTAGGAAAAGAAGTTTTTGCTTCATATATACACAGTTTAAGCCAAAGAAAAGAAGAAGTTTTCATTCCAGTTAATTGCCACGCATTATCAGAAACACTCTTGGAATCCGAACTTTTTGGACATGAAAAAGGGTCTTTTTCTGGAGCGATTGAAACGCGTATTGGTCGATTTGAATCAGCACACAAGGGAACACTATTTCTTGATGAAATTGGTGACACTTCACTAAATTTACAAGCAAAGCTTCTTAGAACATTAGAAGATAAAAAAATCGAGAAAATTGGCAGTAATATTTCTAAAAAAATAGATTTTAGATTAATTTGTGCAACAAATAAAGATTTACTTGAAATGATTAAAAATAGTTCTTTTAGAGAAGATTTTTACTTTAGAATTAGTACAATTGTTATCGAAATTCCACCTCTTAGAAGAAGAAAAGAAGACATTTCGGATTTTATTAATTATTTTATTAAAGAAATTTCCAATGATACTAAAAAAGAAATTGTAAAAATAGAAAATGAAGTAATCGCATTTCTTCAAGATTATAATTTTCCAGGTAATATTAGGGAATTAAAAAATATAATTGAAAGATTAGTTGTTTTATCTGAAAACGGAATAATTAGATATTCCGATTTACCAGATCTAAATCCAAGTTTACCTTCTACTTCTAATTTTAAAGCTAACCTAACACTTAAAGAATTTAGAGTTTATGAGGAAAAAAAATATATAGAATATATTTTAAATATTAACAATTTTAATATGACTAAAACCGCAGAAAAATTAAATATAAGTAGACGACAATTGTTTAATAAAATCAACGAATATAAAATCAAAAAATAA
- a CDS encoding transporter substrate-binding domain-containing protein — protein sequence MKKKFFIIFIVFITILIYITNSYWKIEYHISFFDFFTKSNELTLDEKNWLKKHGTILYAADNNSPPLRYYENDVYKGIVIDYLNELSKEINYKIDTKPMIWNDALISLKNGETDLCDMFTSKDRAKNYLFTDPIYYERAIIVTNSKNSSIKNEKDILNLKIGVQNGDYAIEYLNNKYKNIDFVFTTDYEESINLLKENKVDVIIGDEPVLTYFIEKLKLKSSLRVADTPLYKKESVFGIPKSEKTLQSIMNKGIAKLKRKNTIIKIQQNWFGISTPISENNYSQKLNLLILFFLTNVAFILLIFISSNISLKKEVEKRTLELSISRNDLQTTFDGLTSLMVVIDEKYIIKNCNKSFCEYFKSNFNNIEGKICTQFLKKFAIDIKNNSLLNILSKDDSKKMETHFNNFYYEVNFYPLSSDLKKSKRLLIMIKDVTKSKINSEKLIQNNKMTAIGHLSAGIAHEIRNPLGLIRNYNYLLKQSNSISNNNTIFNNIDKAIDKASNIIDNLLNFSRISSKEFELINLNNFIENILTLSSSSFKKKNIQINLICSKSLNHFIDPISLEHIFLNIINNSIDAIEYNGKITIVCKLIKDNLLIKLIDNGSGIDKENLKNLFDPFYTTKAPGKGTGLGLYITYNEIKKMNGDIKVKSNKNIGTTIDLILPERSK from the coding sequence TTGAAAAAAAAATTTTTTATCATTTTTATTGTTTTTATTACAATTCTAATTTATATTACAAATTCATATTGGAAAATCGAATATCACATAAGTTTTTTTGATTTTTTTACTAAATCAAATGAATTAACCTTAGATGAAAAAAATTGGTTAAAAAAACATGGAACTATTCTTTACGCAGCTGATAACAATTCACCACCACTAAGATATTATGAAAACGATGTCTACAAAGGTATCGTTATTGATTACTTAAATGAATTATCAAAAGAAATAAACTATAAAATAGATACTAAACCCATGATTTGGAACGATGCATTAATTTCCCTAAAAAATGGTGAAACAGACCTTTGTGATATGTTTACTTCAAAAGACAGAGCTAAAAATTACCTTTTCACTGATCCTATTTACTATGAGCGAGCAATAATTGTTACAAATAGTAAGAATTCTTCTATAAAAAATGAAAAAGATATACTTAATTTAAAAATTGGTGTCCAAAATGGTGATTATGCAATTGAATATTTAAACAACAAATATAAAAATATTGATTTTGTATTTACTACTGATTATGAAGAGTCAATTAATTTGCTTAAGGAAAATAAAGTTGATGTTATTATTGGAGATGAACCTGTACTAACCTATTTTATTGAAAAATTAAAACTCAAATCTTCACTTAGAGTCGCTGATACTCCTCTATACAAAAAAGAAAGTGTTTTCGGAATTCCAAAATCTGAGAAAACGCTCCAAAGTATAATGAATAAAGGCATAGCTAAACTAAAACGTAAAAATACTATAATAAAAATTCAGCAAAATTGGTTTGGAATCTCTACCCCTATTTCTGAAAATAATTATAGTCAAAAGTTAAATCTATTAATTTTATTTTTTTTAACTAACGTTGCTTTTATTTTACTTATTTTTATTTCCTCTAATATTTCATTAAAAAAAGAAGTTGAAAAAAGAACACTTGAACTATCTATAAGTAGAAATGATCTTCAAACCACTTTCGATGGATTAACCTCTTTAATGGTGGTAATTGACGAAAAATATATAATTAAAAATTGTAATAAATCATTCTGTGAATATTTTAAATCTAACTTTAATAATATAGAAGGTAAAATTTGTACTCAGTTTTTAAAAAAATTTGCTATAGATATTAAAAATAATTCTTTATTAAATATACTATCAAAAGATGATTCAAAAAAAATGGAAACTCATTTTAATAATTTTTACTATGAAGTAAATTTTTATCCACTATCAAGTGATTTAAAAAAAAGCAAGAGACTCCTTATAATGATAAAAGATGTTACAAAGTCAAAAATTAATAGCGAAAAATTAATTCAAAACAACAAAATGACTGCTATAGGACATCTTTCAGCAGGAATTGCTCATGAAATCAGAAATCCGCTTGGACTAATTAGAAATTACAATTATTTATTAAAACAATCAAATTCAATTAGTAATAATAATACAATTTTTAATAATATTGACAAAGCAATTGATAAAGCAAGTAATATAATTGATAATCTTTTAAATTTTTCTAGAATATCATCTAAAGAATTTGAATTAATCAACTTAAATAATTTTATTGAAAATATTCTAACTCTAAGTTCTTCTTCTTTCAAAAAGAAAAATATTCAAATCAATTTAATCTGTTCTAAGTCATTAAATCATTTTATTGATCCAATATCTTTAGAACATATTTTTCTAAATATTATTAATAATTCAATCGATGCTATTGAATATAACGGAAAAATTACAATTGTATGTAAACTCATTAAGGATAACCTCCTTATTAAACTTATAGATAATGGCAGCGGAATTGATAAAGAGAATTTAAAAAATCTTTTTGATCCATTTTATACTACAAAAGCACCTGGTAAGGGAACTGGACTCGGACTTTATATTACCTATAATGAAATTAAAAAAATGAACGGAGACATTAAAGTTAAGAGTAATAAAAATATTGGAACTACTATAGATTTGATATTGCCTGAAAGGAGTAAATAG
- a CDS encoding methyl-accepting chemotaxis protein, which produces MRLKDIKLKNKILALALGIIITFVLLIAFYIIPTINTIIEKRTVGKLDNLVDIAYGTIEKRYNEFKDGKISEDEAKRLAKEDVSGMRYAGKEYFWINDMNGIMLMHPVATKLNNTSVLELKDPNGVYIFKEFIKVANDKGQGTVSYMWPKAGEDKPQPKISKIKLFKEWNWVVGTGVYVDDIKAIQKSIYSKVSIISIVIVLFSFVLVSMITIPLNKTLRRILEHTEKYGSLDFREKIEINQNDELGEISTAFNLVQEGLNNLITNMSETSSEITSGTKLIEEDMKKLGISTDKTLASTSDVSAVIEETTASVEIVSETISEIADAILSVSKKAEDGAAKASDVNKKAGELKSMSEKSNSETTAIYNGVKERLQDAIEKSKGVKKISELLESILGLSSQTNLLALNASIEAARAGEAGRGFAVVANEVSSLADMTAELVESIQGTVNDVTSSVNNLVEDSTEILDLIENKVLKDYKGFVEIGDDYNKDANELNSIMIELSAISEEVTSAVDAIAKNLTDVSLASKDGADGIEGILHMTEDVSRNSSKVSEILDSNIDMIKELEKQIGKFKI; this is translated from the coding sequence ATGAGATTAAAGGATATAAAACTTAAAAACAAAATTCTAGCGTTAGCACTTGGTATTATTATTACATTTGTTTTACTAATAGCTTTTTATATTATTCCTACTATTAATACAATAATTGAAAAAAGAACAGTTGGTAAATTAGATAATTTAGTTGATATTGCGTATGGCACAATAGAAAAACGCTATAATGAATTTAAAGACGGTAAAATAAGCGAAGATGAAGCTAAAAGACTTGCTAAAGAAGATGTAAGTGGGATGAGGTATGCTGGTAAGGAGTATTTTTGGATTAATGATATGAATGGTATTATGCTAATGCATCCTGTTGCTACAAAATTAAATAACACTAGTGTTTTGGAATTAAAAGATCCAAATGGTGTGTATATTTTTAAAGAATTTATAAAAGTTGCAAATGACAAGGGCCAAGGTACCGTTTCTTATATGTGGCCAAAAGCAGGAGAAGATAAACCACAACCTAAAATTTCTAAAATAAAACTATTTAAAGAGTGGAACTGGGTTGTTGGTACAGGTGTTTATGTTGATGATATAAAAGCGATTCAAAAGAGTATTTATTCTAAAGTATCTATAATTTCGATAGTTATTGTGTTATTCTCATTTGTTTTAGTTTCTATGATAACTATTCCTCTAAATAAAACTTTAAGAAGAATTCTTGAGCATACTGAAAAATATGGTTCATTAGACTTTAGAGAAAAAATCGAAATAAATCAAAATGATGAACTTGGTGAAATATCTACTGCCTTTAATTTAGTACAAGAAGGATTAAATAATTTGATAACAAATATGAGTGAAACTTCTAGCGAAATTACATCAGGAACTAAGTTAATTGAAGAAGATATGAAAAAACTTGGTATAAGTACTGATAAAACGCTTGCTAGTACTTCTGACGTATCAGCAGTTATTGAGGAAACAACTGCTTCAGTTGAAATAGTGAGTGAGACAATAAGTGAAATAGCTGATGCAATTCTTTCAGTTTCTAAAAAAGCAGAAGACGGTGCTGCTAAGGCAAGTGATGTAAATAAAAAAGCTGGAGAATTAAAATCAATGTCTGAAAAATCAAATAGTGAAACTACAGCTATTTATAATGGCGTTAAAGAGAGGCTTCAAGATGCAATTGAAAAATCAAAAGGAGTTAAAAAAATTAGCGAACTTTTAGAATCTATACTTGGATTATCTTCTCAAACTAATCTACTTGCACTTAATGCTTCGATTGAGGCAGCAAGAGCAGGAGAAGCTGGAAGAGGATTTGCTGTAGTTGCTAATGAAGTAAGTAGTTTAGCAGATATGACAGCTGAACTTGTTGAAAGTATTCAAGGTACTGTAAATGATGTTACATCTTCAGTTAATAATTTGGTTGAAGATTCAACTGAGATATTAGATTTAATAGAGAATAAGGTATTAAAAGATTATAAAGGTTTTGTTGAAATAGGCGATGATTATAATAAAGATGCAAATGAACTTAACTCTATAATGATTGAACTTAGTGCTATTTCAGAAGAAGTTACGAGTGCTGTGGACGCAATAGCTAAAAATCTTACAGATGTTTCACTAGCGTCAAAAGATGGAGCGGACGGTATTGAAGGAATTCTTCATATGACAGAAGATGTTTCTAGAAATAGTTCTAAAGTAAGTGAAATATTAGATTCTAATATTGATATGATTAAAGAACTAGAGAAACAAATTGGTAAGTTTAAAATTTAA